The Rhodococcus triatomae genome includes a window with the following:
- a CDS encoding ABC transporter permease, whose translation MTTTDVSTASPTAVADVLRIDAPRPTPPSWLSTSLSFGWRALLKIKHVPEQLFDVTMFPIMFTLMFTYLFGGALAGSTDAYVQFLIPGILVQTVVMITMYTGLTLNKDIEKGVFDRFRSLPIWRPAPLVGALFGDVVRYTIASIIVMVLGLILGFRPDGGLVGVVASIALLLLFSFSMSWIWTMFAMLMRTEQAVMGVSMFILFPLTFASNIFVDPATMPGWLQSFVNVNPISSLVTTIRGLMAGSLELDQLTLVLGWCAGFVVVFGPLTMRLYNRKS comes from the coding sequence ATGACCACGACCGACGTGTCCACGGCCTCCCCCACTGCGGTCGCCGACGTCCTCCGCATCGACGCGCCTCGTCCGACACCGCCGTCCTGGCTGTCGACGTCGCTCTCGTTCGGCTGGCGGGCACTGCTCAAGATCAAGCACGTCCCCGAGCAGCTGTTCGACGTGACGATGTTCCCGATCATGTTCACGCTGATGTTCACGTACCTGTTCGGCGGCGCGCTCGCGGGCTCGACCGACGCGTACGTGCAGTTCCTCATCCCGGGCATCCTGGTGCAGACCGTCGTCATGATCACGATGTACACCGGGCTGACGCTCAACAAGGACATCGAGAAGGGCGTGTTCGACCGGTTCCGTTCGCTGCCGATCTGGCGGCCCGCGCCCCTGGTCGGTGCGCTGTTCGGCGACGTCGTGCGCTACACCATCGCGTCGATCATCGTGATGGTGCTGGGGCTGATCCTCGGGTTCCGCCCCGACGGCGGCCTCGTCGGTGTGGTCGCCTCGATCGCGCTGTTGCTGCTGTTCTCGTTCAGCATGTCCTGGATCTGGACCATGTTCGCGATGCTGATGCGCACCGAGCAGGCGGTGATGGGCGTCTCGATGTTCATCCTGTTCCCACTCACGTTCGCCAGCAACATCTTCGTCGATCCGGCAACCATGCCCGGCTGGTTGCAGTCGTTCGTGAACGTCAATCCGATCAGCAGCCTGGTCACCACGATCCGCGGACTCATGGCCGGCAGTCTCGAGCTCGACCAGCTGACGCTGGTACTCGGATGGTGCGCGGGCTTCGTCGTCGTCTTCGGCCCGCTGACGATGCGTCTGTACAACCGCAAGTCCTGA
- a CDS encoding potassium channel family protein: MRVAVAGAGAVGRSIARELVRSNHEVMLVERKLEHVEPESVPDATWVHGDACELSLLEAAELQTYEVVISATGDDKANLVLSLLAKTEFGVRRVVARVNDPRNEWLFDESWGVDVAVSTPRMLASLVEEAVSVGDLVRLMTLRQGNANLVEVTLPDNTPLAGKPVRKFDLPRDSALVTILRGGRVIVPQPDDPLEGGDELLFVASAEVEDDLRRAVGLTP, encoded by the coding sequence ATGAGAGTCGCCGTTGCCGGTGCCGGAGCGGTCGGCCGCTCGATCGCCCGCGAACTGGTCCGGAGCAACCACGAGGTCATGCTCGTCGAGCGCAAGCTCGAACACGTCGAACCCGAGTCCGTCCCCGACGCGACCTGGGTTCACGGCGATGCGTGCGAGCTCAGTCTGCTCGAGGCCGCCGAACTCCAGACCTACGAGGTGGTCATCTCGGCGACCGGGGACGACAAGGCCAATCTCGTCCTGAGCCTGCTGGCGAAAACCGAGTTCGGGGTGCGGCGGGTGGTGGCCCGGGTCAACGACCCGCGCAACGAGTGGCTCTTCGACGAGTCGTGGGGCGTCGACGTGGCAGTCTCCACGCCACGCATGCTCGCCTCTCTCGTGGAGGAAGCGGTGTCGGTCGGCGACCTGGTCCGGCTGATGACCCTGCGGCAGGGCAACGCCAACCTCGTGGAGGTGACCCTGCCGGACAACACCCCGCTCGCGGGCAAACCGGTACGCAAGTTCGACCTTCCCCGCGATTCGGCTCTGGTCACCATCCTGCGCGGCGGCCGGGTGATCGTGCCGCAGCCGGACGATCCGCTCGAGGGCGGCGACGAGTTGTTGTTCGTCGCGTCCGCGGAGGTCGAGGACGATCTACGGCGTGCGGTCGGCCTGACTCCCTGA
- the glsA gene encoding glutaminase A: MGNVVDTLIDRVYRDALDNHDGEVAGYIPELAAVPADSFGICIATVDGYVYERGDTRSPFTIQSISKPFTYALALADRGRVAVGEKIDVEPSGEPFNEISLDPQTERPRNPMINAGAITAASLVAGADPADRFRRIRAAYSAYAGRELDFNKAVYASEARTGHRNRAIGHMLRSFDIITEDPDDAVDLYFRQCSIDVTCRDLSLMAATLANNGVNPVTSATVLDSDLVEQVLSVMATCGMYDAAGEWLADVGLPAKSGVGGGIVAVLPGQIGIAVYSPRLDRHGNSVRGVQACRALSRELELHFLHVTRASRSSVRARYTVAEAPSRMRRPAAERALLDEVGYHSRVYELHGDLLFAGAEAAVREMANAESFLEAVVIDVRRVDDVGDVAATMLAAARSDLAAQGCGVALVDPDGLLGESASDLTGRGGRVFVDLDSALQWCEDVLLELHGPEADARQQIALSEHPMLAALGEPQRTLLEEVLDTVRFHRDDCIAARGTPPSGLFLILSGRVSSTVTDAHGVVHRIMTLSAGMSFGEMPLILRTPWLHDMRADTEVTAAVLSPQVYDDIAAHRPDLEVALLQRLAAGAYEQLDLALRSVVRSGVGPLR, translated from the coding sequence ATGGGCAACGTGGTCGACACCCTGATCGACAGGGTCTATCGGGACGCACTCGACAACCACGACGGCGAGGTCGCCGGATACATCCCCGAGCTGGCGGCCGTCCCCGCCGATTCGTTCGGTATCTGCATCGCGACGGTCGACGGATACGTCTACGAGCGCGGCGACACCCGCAGCCCGTTCACCATCCAGTCGATCTCGAAGCCGTTCACCTATGCACTCGCACTCGCGGACCGCGGGCGGGTGGCCGTCGGCGAGAAGATCGACGTCGAGCCCTCCGGTGAGCCGTTCAACGAGATCAGCCTCGATCCGCAGACCGAACGTCCCCGCAACCCGATGATCAACGCGGGTGCCATCACGGCCGCCTCCCTCGTCGCCGGGGCCGACCCGGCCGACCGGTTCCGGCGCATCCGCGCGGCGTACTCGGCATACGCCGGACGCGAGCTCGACTTCAACAAGGCCGTGTACGCCTCGGAGGCCCGCACCGGTCACCGCAATCGTGCGATCGGCCACATGCTCCGCTCGTTCGACATCATCACCGAGGACCCGGACGATGCGGTGGACCTCTACTTCCGCCAGTGTTCGATCGACGTCACGTGCCGGGACCTGAGCCTCATGGCGGCCACCCTCGCGAACAACGGCGTCAACCCCGTGACGTCGGCCACGGTTCTCGACTCGGATCTCGTCGAGCAGGTGCTCAGCGTCATGGCGACCTGCGGGATGTACGACGCGGCCGGCGAATGGCTCGCCGACGTGGGCCTACCGGCCAAGAGCGGCGTCGGCGGCGGCATCGTCGCCGTCCTGCCCGGTCAGATCGGGATCGCGGTGTACTCGCCGCGGCTGGACCGGCACGGGAACAGCGTGCGTGGCGTGCAGGCCTGCCGGGCCCTGTCCCGCGAGCTGGAACTGCACTTCCTGCATGTCACCCGCGCCTCGCGCTCGTCCGTGCGGGCGCGCTACACGGTGGCCGAGGCCCCCTCTCGCATGCGCAGGCCCGCCGCGGAACGAGCGCTGCTCGACGAGGTCGGCTATCACAGTCGCGTCTACGAACTCCACGGCGATCTGCTCTTCGCCGGGGCGGAGGCCGCCGTGCGCGAGATGGCGAACGCCGAGTCGTTCCTCGAGGCAGTGGTCATCGACGTCCGTCGCGTCGACGACGTCGGCGACGTCGCCGCGACGATGCTCGCCGCGGCGCGTTCGGACCTGGCCGCCCAGGGGTGCGGGGTGGCACTCGTCGATCCGGACGGACTGCTCGGCGAATCCGCCTCCGATCTCACCGGCAGGGGCGGCCGCGTGTTCGTCGACCTCGACAGCGCGCTGCAGTGGTGCGAGGACGTCCTCCTCGAGCTGCACGGGCCCGAGGCCGACGCGAGGCAGCAGATCGCGCTCTCGGAGCATCCGATGCTCGCGGCGCTGGGCGAGCCGCAGCGGACCCTCCTGGAGGAGGTTCTCGACACCGTCCGGTTCCACCGCGACGACTGCATCGCCGCACGGGGCACTCCCCCGTCGGGCCTGTTCCTGATTCTCTCGGGGCGGGTGAGCAGCACGGTCACCGATGCCCACGGAGTCGTACACCGCATCATGACGCTCTCCGCCGGGATGAGCTTCGGTGAGATGCCCCTGATCCTCCGCACCCCCTGGCTCCACGACATGCGGGCCGACACCGAGGTCACAGCGGCGGTCCTGTCTCCGCAGGTGTACGACGACATCGCCGCACATCGACCGGACCTCGAGGTGGCTCTGCTCCAGCGGCTGGCCGCCGGGGCGTACGAACAACTCGACCTGGCGCTGCGCTCGGTGGTGCGCTCCGGGGTGGGGCCGCTGCGCTAG
- a CDS encoding DUF3710 domain-containing protein, with protein sequence MFGRRKKNAPRDDESRRDLVDEEYLAEAGDGEESAAENDYADEDDYADEYEGVPPPDGGPYDFEDLDADADPAVGARWNRLDLGSVYVPMPEGSQLQVEMAQDGTPQAVHVVTEHGRVTVAAYAAPKSPGQWREVAADLAESLRGDQASVAVENGPWGREVFAVTANADLRFIGIDGYRWMIRCVVAGPRDGVGPESPVVATARDILLDTVVKRGDEPQPARTPLPVVLPAALAQQLAAAHEQQLAARQQQAAAQQNGGQTQPPAASPAGAATPQAGTPQPEAPQPETPQAPSSPTSPNQASPNQEQQRRRGSGGSAMQQLGG encoded by the coding sequence ATGTTCGGTCGGCGTAAGAAGAACGCACCCCGCGACGACGAGTCCCGTCGCGATCTCGTCGACGAGGAGTACCTCGCCGAGGCCGGCGACGGCGAGGAGTCGGCGGCCGAGAACGACTATGCGGACGAGGACGACTACGCGGACGAGTACGAGGGCGTCCCGCCTCCGGACGGGGGCCCGTACGACTTCGAGGATCTCGACGCCGACGCGGACCCCGCGGTGGGAGCGCGGTGGAACCGACTCGACCTGGGGTCGGTCTACGTGCCGATGCCCGAGGGGTCGCAGCTCCAGGTCGAGATGGCACAGGACGGCACACCCCAGGCCGTGCACGTGGTCACCGAGCACGGGCGGGTCACGGTTGCGGCCTACGCCGCACCCAAGTCGCCGGGGCAGTGGCGTGAGGTGGCCGCGGACCTCGCCGAATCGTTGCGTGGAGACCAGGCGAGCGTGGCTGTCGAGAACGGCCCGTGGGGCCGGGAGGTGTTCGCTGTCACGGCCAACGCCGATCTGCGATTCATCGGCATCGACGGGTATCGCTGGATGATCCGCTGCGTCGTGGCCGGACCCCGCGACGGTGTCGGTCCCGAGTCGCCGGTGGTCGCCACGGCGCGCGACATCCTCCTCGACACCGTGGTCAAACGTGGAGACGAGCCGCAGCCGGCGCGCACTCCGCTGCCGGTGGTGCTTCCGGCCGCGCTGGCGCAGCAGCTGGCGGCTGCACACGAGCAGCAGCTCGCCGCTCGTCAGCAGCAGGCGGCAGCACAGCAGAACGGCGGGCAGACCCAGCCGCCTGCCGCGTCGCCCGCCGGAGCGGCGACGCCCCAGGCAGGAACACCCCAGCCGGAAGCGCCCCAGCCGGAAACGCCACAGGCGCCGAGTTCCCCGACGAGCCCGAACCAGGCGAGCCCGAACCAGGAGCAACAGCGCCGCCGGGGCTCGGGCGGTTCCGCCATGCAGCAGCTGGGCGGCTAG
- a CDS encoding ATP-binding cassette domain-containing protein, with product MSERQQLAIDTESLVKQFGSNTAVDGLNLSVPLGGVYGVLGPNGAGKTTAIRMLATLLPIDGGRATVLGHDVATEPEAVRGKVALTGQFASLDEDLTGTENLTLLGRLYGYSRAAARQRGDQLLHAFGLEDAGTRQVKNYSGGMRRRLDIAASIIVTPELIFLDEPTTGLDPRSRNQVWEIVRALVAGGTTVLLTTQYLDEADQLADRLAVIDHGKVIAEGTTGELKASLGSGSLHVRVDDVTSRATAATVLREILAVPVTEEPDPFALTARTDDPERVARALPALHDAGIGVSTFALGQPSLDEVFLALTGRPTEENAS from the coding sequence ATGTCAGAGCGCCAACAGCTCGCCATTGACACCGAATCTCTGGTCAAGCAGTTCGGCTCCAACACCGCCGTCGACGGATTGAACCTGTCCGTCCCGCTCGGCGGCGTGTACGGCGTCCTCGGGCCCAACGGCGCCGGAAAGACCACCGCGATCCGGATGCTGGCCACCCTGCTGCCGATCGACGGCGGCCGGGCCACGGTGCTGGGGCACGATGTCGCGACCGAACCGGAGGCCGTCCGGGGCAAAGTCGCCCTCACCGGCCAGTTCGCCTCCCTCGACGAGGACCTCACCGGCACGGAGAACCTCACCCTCCTCGGGAGGCTGTACGGGTACTCCCGCGCCGCCGCACGCCAGCGCGGCGACCAGCTCCTGCATGCCTTCGGACTCGAGGACGCGGGCACGCGGCAGGTGAAGAACTACTCCGGCGGCATGCGCAGGCGGCTCGACATCGCGGCCTCGATCATCGTCACGCCGGAGCTGATCTTCCTGGACGAACCGACCACCGGTCTGGATCCCCGCAGCCGCAACCAGGTCTGGGAGATCGTCCGCGCCCTGGTGGCCGGCGGCACGACGGTTCTCCTCACCACCCAGTATCTCGACGAAGCGGACCAGCTCGCCGATCGGCTCGCGGTCATCGACCACGGAAAGGTCATCGCCGAGGGCACCACCGGCGAGCTCAAGGCCTCGCTCGGGTCCGGATCGCTGCACGTCCGGGTCGACGACGTCACCTCACGCGCGACGGCGGCGACGGTACTGCGCGAGATCCTCGCCGTACCGGTCACCGAGGAGCCGGACCCGTTCGCTCTCACCGCCCGCACCGACGACCCGGAACGCGTCGCCCGTGCCCTACCCGCTCTGCACGACGCCGGGATCGGCGTGAGCACCTTCGCACTCGGGCAGCCGAGTCTCGACGAGGTGTTCCTCGCCCTCACCGGCCGTCCCACCGAGGAGAACGCATCATGA
- a CDS encoding class I SAM-dependent RNA methyltransferase, with protein sequence MSENWTGRTFEADLGRPGHGGFVVARHDGRVVFVRHGLPGERVRVRVTEDRGGSFARADAVEVLDPSPLRIDPLCPVSGPGGAGCCDFSHAALSLQREMKAEVVAEQLRRVAGIDRAVPVEELPGTGTGTGWRTRVRLAVDGDGRPGYHGYRSADIVTDLRCPQIVSSAYDGLDDHSWRPGSELQVVVDDDGARHVVEIAAPKMSRTGRASRGRRGATARRAAGSAPRRERVVSGSGRAVERVGGRRWELSATGFWQAHRSAAETYSTVVREWARPDPGAHVWDLYGGVGVFAAVVAGDVGPGGRIDSVEFSATAVRDGAAALADAPQVHFHAARVERAIAELAPNPQVVILDPPRSGAGKEVVAAVSAAGPQRIVHVGCDPASFARDLALYSGHGYHLDQVRAFDAFPLTHHVECLALLVRGDGSGG encoded by the coding sequence GTGAGCGAGAACTGGACCGGCCGAACCTTCGAGGCCGACCTCGGCCGACCCGGGCACGGCGGATTCGTGGTGGCCAGGCACGACGGCCGGGTCGTGTTCGTCCGGCACGGGCTGCCGGGGGAACGGGTCCGGGTACGGGTGACCGAGGACCGCGGTGGTTCGTTCGCCCGCGCGGACGCCGTCGAGGTGCTGGACCCGTCTCCGCTCCGGATCGATCCGCTGTGTCCGGTGTCCGGGCCCGGCGGCGCCGGATGCTGTGACTTCTCGCACGCCGCACTGTCCCTCCAGCGGGAGATGAAGGCCGAGGTCGTCGCCGAGCAATTGCGTCGAGTGGCCGGAATCGATCGTGCCGTGCCGGTGGAGGAACTGCCCGGGACCGGAACCGGTACGGGGTGGCGCACCCGCGTGCGGCTCGCCGTGGACGGGGACGGGCGCCCCGGGTACCACGGCTACCGGTCCGCGGACATCGTCACGGATCTACGGTGCCCGCAGATCGTGTCGTCGGCGTACGACGGACTCGACGACCACTCGTGGAGGCCGGGGAGCGAATTGCAGGTCGTGGTCGACGACGACGGTGCCCGGCACGTCGTGGAGATCGCCGCACCGAAGATGTCCCGGACGGGTCGGGCGAGCCGGGGCCGTCGCGGCGCGACGGCGCGGCGTGCGGCCGGATCGGCTCCCCGGCGCGAACGAGTGGTGAGCGGATCGGGCCGGGCCGTCGAGCGTGTCGGTGGCCGCCGGTGGGAGCTGTCCGCCACCGGCTTCTGGCAGGCCCACCGGTCCGCCGCCGAGACCTACTCGACGGTGGTGCGGGAATGGGCGCGCCCCGACCCGGGCGCGCACGTGTGGGACCTGTACGGCGGGGTCGGGGTGTTCGCCGCAGTGGTGGCCGGGGACGTCGGGCCGGGCGGCCGGATCGACTCGGTGGAGTTCTCCGCGACGGCGGTGCGCGACGGTGCCGCGGCACTCGCGGACGCGCCTCAGGTGCACTTCCACGCTGCCCGGGTGGAGCGGGCCATCGCCGAACTCGCCCCGAATCCGCAGGTGGTGATTCTCGACCCGCCCCGATCGGGTGCGGGCAAGGAGGTCGTCGCGGCAGTGTCGGCGGCAGGCCCGCAGCGGATCGTGCACGTCGGGTGTGATCCGGCGTCGTTCGCCCGCGATCTCGCCCTGTACTCCGGACACGGCTACCACCTCGACCAGGTGCGTGCCTTCGACGCGTTTCCGCTCACGCATCACGTCGAGTGCCTGGCACTGCTCGTCCGCGGGGACGGCTCCGGCGGGTAG
- a CDS encoding DUF3159 domain-containing protein — protein sequence MTETKQQSILEQLGGFSGLVYSTVPILVFVPVNAISNLTVAIWAALGVALAILLLRLWRHEPIQPAISGFFGVGISAFIAYRTGDAKGYFLFGIFTSLAYGAVFLISILVRWPLVGVIWGYLNGSGSLWRKHRGALRAYDIATGAWMLVFAARYLVQSQLYDADSTGWLAVARIAMGWPLAGLALLVTIWAVRRADRLVEPGPREDDQGDAPDSDAPDGEAPDIDRVELDQVEAGEIAPRSDSGSQADRTP from the coding sequence GTGACCGAAACGAAGCAGCAGTCCATCCTCGAACAGCTCGGTGGTTTCAGCGGGTTGGTGTATTCGACGGTGCCGATTCTGGTATTCGTGCCGGTCAACGCGATCTCGAATCTGACCGTGGCGATCTGGGCGGCACTCGGGGTCGCGCTGGCCATCCTGCTGCTGCGGCTCTGGCGTCACGAACCGATCCAGCCCGCCATCTCCGGGTTCTTCGGGGTCGGAATCTCCGCGTTCATCGCCTATCGCACCGGAGACGCCAAGGGCTACTTCCTCTTCGGAATCTTCACGTCCCTCGCGTACGGTGCGGTGTTCCTGATCTCCATCCTGGTGCGCTGGCCGCTGGTGGGTGTGATCTGGGGCTATCTCAACGGTTCGGGCAGCCTGTGGCGCAAGCACCGAGGCGCGCTGCGCGCCTACGACATCGCGACCGGGGCCTGGATGCTCGTCTTCGCCGCCCGCTATCTGGTGCAGTCGCAGCTCTACGACGCGGACTCGACGGGGTGGCTCGCGGTCGCCCGGATCGCGATGGGGTGGCCGCTGGCCGGGCTGGCGCTGCTGGTGACGATCTGGGCCGTGCGCCGAGCGGATCGCCTGGTCGAGCCCGGGCCTCGCGAGGACGACCAGGGCGATGCCCCGGACAGCGATGCCCCGGATGGCGAGGCACCGGACATCGATCGGGTGGAGCTCGATCAGGTGGAGGCAGGGGAGATCGCCCCGCGCTCCGACTCAGGGAGTCAGGCCGACCGCACGCCGTAG
- a CDS encoding OB-fold nucleic acid binding domain-containing protein — translation MASVATGYFRRLTRKLTEDVDQLDAEEMAESSKAEGATQACDCRRGEEVTMVGRLRSVEARSTTGSTGVEAGFFDGTDEITLVWIGRRRIPGLETGKRILVRGRVGERGGRKVIFNPYYELRDDS, via the coding sequence ATGGCATCCGTCGCGACCGGCTACTTCCGCCGGCTGACGCGCAAGCTCACCGAGGACGTCGACCAACTCGACGCCGAGGAGATGGCCGAGTCGTCGAAGGCCGAGGGCGCGACCCAGGCCTGTGACTGCCGCAGGGGCGAGGAGGTCACGATGGTGGGTCGTCTCCGCAGCGTGGAGGCGCGCTCGACCACCGGCAGCACGGGTGTGGAAGCGGGCTTCTTCGACGGCACCGACGAGATCACGTTGGTCTGGATCGGTCGCAGGCGGATTCCCGGGCTCGAGACGGGCAAGCGCATCCTGGTCCGAGGCCGGGTGGGCGAGCGCGGCGGTCGCAAGGTGATCTTCAACCCGTACTACGAGTTGCGCGACGATTCCTGA
- a CDS encoding APC family permease — MSKLSTAAKRLLLGRPFRSDTLGHTLLPKRIALPVFASDAMSSVAYAPEEIFLVLSVAGISAYAFSPWIGLAVAVVMAVVVASYRQNVRAYPSGGGDYEVATVNLGPNAGLTVASALMVDYVLTVAVSISAAASNIGSALPFVAEHKVLFAVAAIALLTAINLRGVRESGSAFAIPTYAFVVGMVAMLGWGLIRTYVLGEDLRAESASFELVAEDSHLYGVALAFLVARAFSSGCAALTGVEAISNGVPAFRKPKARNAATTLLMLGTVAIVFLMGIIVLAQKIGVVYAHDPAAQLAGAPEGYQQKTLIAQIAETVFDGFPAGFFFITVATALILVFAANTAFNGFPVLGSVLAQDRYLPRQLHTRGDRLAFSNGILFLSGAAIALVVVFGAEVTKLIQLYIVGVFVSFVLSQTGMIRHWTRHLEGERDPVARRRMKRSRMINGTGLAMTAVVLIIVLITKFVMGAWIAIAAMAAIFVLMRSIRRHYDSVAAELEAQEWDGVLPSRTHSIVLVSKLHMPTRRALAYARATRPDTLEAITVNVDEPDTRALVREWERSDIAVPLKVIESPYREITKPVLEYVRRVRRDSPRDVVTVFIPEYVVGHWWEQVLHNQSALRLKSRLLFQPGVMVTSVPWQLNSSEHTRPTDPRNLPGATRRGVGTDDK; from the coding sequence GTGTCAAAGCTGTCGACCGCTGCCAAGCGGCTGTTGCTGGGCCGTCCGTTCCGGAGCGACACGCTCGGGCACACGCTGCTGCCGAAACGGATCGCCCTACCCGTGTTCGCGTCGGACGCGATGTCCTCCGTCGCGTACGCACCGGAGGAGATATTCCTCGTGCTGTCCGTCGCGGGCATCTCGGCGTACGCGTTCTCGCCGTGGATCGGGCTGGCCGTCGCCGTCGTGATGGCCGTGGTCGTCGCCAGCTACCGGCAGAACGTACGGGCGTATCCGTCCGGCGGCGGCGACTACGAGGTGGCGACGGTCAATCTGGGCCCCAATGCCGGACTCACGGTGGCGAGTGCCCTGATGGTCGACTACGTGCTGACCGTCGCCGTGTCCATCTCCGCGGCGGCATCCAACATCGGGTCGGCGCTGCCCTTCGTGGCCGAGCACAAGGTGCTCTTCGCGGTGGCGGCGATCGCCTTGCTCACCGCGATCAACCTGCGCGGAGTCCGGGAGTCGGGGAGCGCGTTCGCGATTCCCACCTATGCGTTCGTCGTCGGGATGGTCGCGATGCTCGGCTGGGGCCTGATCCGGACCTACGTGCTCGGCGAGGATCTGCGCGCGGAGTCGGCCTCGTTCGAACTCGTGGCGGAGGATTCACACCTCTACGGCGTCGCGCTGGCCTTCCTGGTGGCTCGTGCGTTCTCCTCCGGATGCGCGGCGCTCACCGGCGTGGAAGCGATCAGCAACGGGGTTCCGGCATTCCGCAAGCCGAAGGCGCGCAACGCCGCAACCACACTCCTGATGCTCGGCACCGTCGCGATCGTGTTCCTGATGGGGATCATCGTGCTGGCGCAGAAGATCGGCGTCGTCTATGCCCACGACCCGGCGGCGCAACTGGCCGGGGCGCCGGAGGGCTACCAGCAGAAGACGCTCATCGCGCAGATCGCGGAGACGGTGTTCGACGGCTTTCCCGCCGGGTTCTTCTTCATCACCGTCGCCACCGCACTGATCCTCGTCTTCGCGGCGAACACCGCCTTCAACGGCTTCCCGGTCCTGGGATCGGTTCTCGCGCAGGATCGCTACCTGCCGCGCCAGTTGCACACCCGCGGCGACCGGCTCGCCTTCAGCAACGGCATCCTGTTCCTCTCGGGCGCCGCGATCGCACTGGTCGTGGTGTTCGGCGCCGAGGTGACCAAGCTCATTCAGCTCTACATCGTGGGCGTGTTCGTGTCGTTCGTCCTCAGCCAGACCGGGATGATCCGGCACTGGACGCGGCACCTGGAGGGCGAACGCGACCCGGTTGCCCGGCGCCGGATGAAGCGTTCACGGATGATCAACGGGACCGGGCTGGCGATGACGGCGGTGGTCCTGATCATCGTGTTGATCACCAAATTCGTCATGGGGGCCTGGATCGCGATCGCCGCGATGGCCGCGATCTTCGTGCTGATGCGCTCGATCCGCAGGCACTACGACAGCGTCGCCGCCGAACTCGAGGCGCAGGAGTGGGACGGCGTGCTCCCCAGCCGGACCCACTCGATCGTCCTCGTGTCGAAGCTGCACATGCCGACCCGCCGGGCACTCGCGTACGCGCGCGCCACCCGGCCGGACACGCTCGAGGCGATCACCGTCAACGTCGACGAGCCGGACACCCGGGCGCTGGTGCGGGAATGGGAGCGCAGCGACATCGCGGTACCGCTGAAGGTGATCGAGTCCCCGTACCGCGAGATCACCAAACCGGTCCTCGAGTACGTGCGGCGGGTGCGCCGTGATTCGCCGCGAGACGTGGTCACCGTGTTCATCCCGGAATACGTGGTGGGACACTGGTGGGAGCAGGTCCTGCACAACCAGAGCGCGCTGCGGCTCAAGAGCCGGCTGCTCTTCCAGCCGGGAGTGATGGTGACCAGTGTTCCGTGGCAGCTGAATTCGTCGGAGCACACCCGGCCGACGGACCCGCGGAATCTGCCCGGCGCCACTCGACGTGGCGTCGGAACCGACGACAAGTGA
- a CDS encoding potassium channel family protein, with product MYVVIMGCGRVGSSLAGSLSRLGHDVAVIDREPGAFRRLDADFAGTTVVGMGFDRDVLTRAGIERADAFAAVSSGDNSNIIAARVARETFGVDKVVARIYDAKRAAVYERLGIPTVATVPWSTDRFLHTLTQDGELAKWRDPSGTVAVTELPLHEDWAGRPVTELEAATGSRVAFLIRFGTGVLPTAKTVVQADDQVYVAAVSGTVAEAVALAGHPPPDRER from the coding sequence GTGTACGTGGTGATCATGGGGTGTGGACGGGTCGGATCCTCGCTCGCCGGTTCACTGTCGCGGCTCGGACACGACGTCGCCGTGATCGACCGGGAGCCGGGTGCCTTCCGGCGTCTGGACGCCGACTTCGCCGGCACCACCGTGGTCGGCATGGGGTTCGACCGGGACGTGCTCACTCGCGCCGGGATCGAGCGCGCCGATGCCTTCGCGGCGGTCTCCTCCGGCGACAACTCCAACATCATCGCGGCCCGCGTCGCGCGCGAGACGTTCGGAGTCGACAAGGTGGTCGCCAGGATCTACGACGCGAAACGTGCCGCGGTCTACGAACGGCTCGGCATACCGACCGTCGCGACGGTCCCGTGGTCCACGGATCGTTTCCTGCACACCCTCACTCAGGACGGCGAACTCGCCAAGTGGCGTGACCCTTCGGGCACCGTCGCGGTCACCGAACTCCCGCTCCACGAGGACTGGGCCGGCCGGCCCGTCACCGAACTCGAGGCCGCCACCGGCTCCCGCGTCGCCTTCCTCATCCGGTTCGGCACCGGGGTACTCCCCACGGCGAAGACCGTCGTCCAGGCGGACGACCAGGTGTACGTCGCCGCCGTCTCCGGCACCGTCGCCGAGGCAGTGGCACTGGCCGGGCATCCACCGCCCGATCGGGAACGGTGA